In the genome of Aedes aegypti strain LVP_AGWG chromosome 2, AaegL5.0 Primary Assembly, whole genome shotgun sequence, the window GACTAATTCCTCCGGATTCCGTTTCATTCCCTTCCCGCAGGATGAGAAAATCTCGACCATCCTGAAGGCCGCCAACGTTGACATCGAGCCATACTGGCCCGGTCTGTTCGCCAAGGCCCTCGAAGGTATCAACGTCAAGGATCTGATTACCAACATCGGATCCGGAGTTGGAACCGGAGGTGGTGCCGCCCCAGCTGCTGCTGCTCCTGGAGCTGCCCCGGCCGCCGCCGAAAAGAAGGAAGAGAAGAAGGAGGAAGAACCCGAGGAGTCCGATGACGATATGGGATTCGGTAAGTTTTATAAGTTATTCCCCACTTAAGAGATTGTCTAAGAATGTCCGTTTCTCTCTATTCCAGGTCTGTTCGGTTAGATTTGTTCTCATCGGAATGCTGCAGTGGGGAATTGCAGGTTGATAGCCTGTTCTTTCCTCCAACGGTGGCATTTTTATTCGTACAGTTTtaatgtacaagtgtacaaataaaaacaatttccACTAAACGGAAAAGGAAGTTCATCGATTTAGCAGCCAAACATCCGAAATGTCCTTCGACGACCGGGATTACGTTGGAACCGCAGATTTTGGGCAGTCATGTCCCAGGCATCGCTAACAGCACCACATTCGCGATTTATTTAACAAGCTTCCTTCAGACAACGTGCATTCAGTGTACGATGCGACCAGCCAGCC includes:
- the LOC5578368 gene encoding 60S acidic ribosomal protein P1 produces the protein MALNKAELACVYSALILVDDDVAVTDEKISTILKAANVDIEPYWPGLFAKALEGINVKDLITNIGSGVGTGGGAAPAAAAPGAAPAAAEKKEEKKEEEPEESDDDMGFGLFG